A DNA window from Zingiber officinale cultivar Zhangliang chromosome 3A, Zo_v1.1, whole genome shotgun sequence contains the following coding sequences:
- the LOC122053456 gene encoding nuclear poly(A) polymerase 1-like: MENSGVVKRTNGHLGVTEPISWSGPTEYDLIKTGELEKYLEGAGLYESREEAVCREEVLGKLDQIVKLWIKKVSKANGFNEQFVQEANAKIFTFGSYRLGVHGPGADIDILCVGPRYATREEDFFIQLHNMLFEMSEVTELHPIPDAYVPVMKFKLNGVSIDLLYAKLSLWIIPEDLDISHDSTLQNADEKTIRSLNGSRVTDQILRLVPNIQNFRTTLLCMRFWAKRRGVYSNVTGFLGGINWAILVAHICQLYPNAKPSMLVSRFFRVYAQWRWPAPILLCKIQEGTLGYPIWDPKRNFRDRLHHMPIITPAYPCMNSSYNVSSSTLHVMMEEFQRGDQISKAMEAGKADWDRLFEPYTFFEAYKNYLEIDITAENDSDLRNWKGWVESRLRTLILKIEKHTFGMLQCHPCPREFSDKSRTFHCCYFMGLQRKKGVPVPEGGGQFDIRVTVEGFKHSVSMYTKRKPGMEIRVSHLKGRNVPSFVWPSSPSKVVSRGRTSVRVRAVKAVEAVAKMADRFTDMQQLDEGTSTESTRSKRRKILYDKTEENGTQQGICSGSNIYIQDGGTIAPPSTPPTKEVITNAAGCSVEPSHTGKTVIQVRTPSGSYTQNGGAEELADLSLVWTPVKTTNNQRRPLRYLVLPVVSQISPSCNLLCGCLLYNLKLILSVTCCRVRLSTVFRSSGQT; encoded by the exons ATGGAGAACTCTGGAGTCGTTAAACGGACTAACGGTCATCTTGGGGTCACCGAGCCAATCTCATGGAGTGGGCCGACAGAGTATGATCTCATCAAGACAGGGGAGCTAGAGAAG TATCTTGAGGGTGCTGGGTTGTATGAAAGCCGGGAAGAAGCAGTTTGCAGAGAAGAGGTTTTGGGAAAATTGGATCAG ATTGTGAAGCTTTGGATTAAGAAAGTTAGTAAGGCCAACGGATTCAATGAGCAATTTGTCCAAGAGGCAAATGCAAAGATATTTACTTTCGGATCTTACCGACTTGGG GTGCACGGGCCTGGAGCGGATATAGACATTTTGTGTGTGGGTCCACGATATGCTACAAGAGAA GAAGATTTCTTCATACAACTACATAACATGTTGTTTGAGATGTCAGAAGTGACAGAATTGCACCCTATTCCTGATGCTTATGTCCCTGTAATGAAGTTTAAGCTCAATGGAGTTTCCATAGATCTTCTATATGCTAAACTATCGCTTTGGATCATTCCTGaa GACCTAGATATCTCACACGACTCGACATTACAAAACGCTGATGAGAAGACTATTCGCAGTTTGAATGGGAGTAGAGTCACTGATCAAATATTACGCTTGGTGCCAAATATTCAG AATTTTCGCACAACTTTGCTTTGCATGAGGTTTTGGGCAAAACGTCGCGGAGTATATTCGAAT GTTACAGGATTTCTTGGTGGTATAAATTGGGCAATACTCGTGGCTCACATTTGCCAACTATACCCAAATGCAAAGCCAAGCATGTTGGTATCACGTTTTTTCCGTGTCTACGCCCAGTGGAGATGGCCAGCCCCTATCTTGCTTTGTAAGATTCAAGAGGGCACTCTTGGATATCCTATCTGGGATCCAAAGAGAAACTTCAGAGACAGACTTCACCATATGCCCATAATTACACCTGCATATCCTTGTATGAACTCCAGCTATAATGTATCATCGAGTACATTACACGTTATGATGGAAGAATTTCAGCGTGGAGATCAAATATCTAAG GCAATGGAGGCTGGCAAAGCCGACTGGGATCGTCTGTTTGAGCCTTATACCTTTTTTGAAGCCTACAAAAATTATCTGGAGATCGATATAACTGCTGAAAATGATTCAGACCTTCGGAACTGGAAAGGCTGGGTGGAATCCCGTCTCCGAACATTGATTCTGAAG ATCGAAAAGCACACTTTTGGCATGCTTCAGTGTCACCCTTGTCCGCGTGAATTTTCGGACAAATCTAGAACTTTTCATTGCTGTTACTTCATGGGCCTTCAGAGAAAAAAAGGAGTGCCAGTACCGGAAGGCGGCGGACAATTCGACATAAGAGTAACTGTGGAAGGGTTCAAGCATTCGGTCAGCATGTATACTAAGCGGAAACCAGGAATGGAGATTCGAGTTAGCCACTTAAAAGGAAGAAATGTTCCATCATTCGTATGGCCTTCTTCTCCTTCCAAAGTAGTTTCCAGAGGGAGGACCTCAGTTAGAGTCCGGGCCGTAAAGGCTGTTGAGGCAGTGGCTAAAATGGCAGACAGATTTACTGACATGCAACAATTggatgaaggcacctctactgaATCCACTAGATCAAAAAGGAGAAAGATCTTGTATGATAAAACAGAGGAGAATGGTACTCAACAAGGAATTTGTAGCGGCAGCAACATTTACATACAGGATGGAGGTACCATTGCACCTCCTTCTACTCCTCCCACAAAAGAAGTCATCACAAATGCTGCTGGTTGCTCTGTGGAACCTTCTCACACCGGTAAAACAGTGATCCAAGTAAGAACGCCCAGCGGCAGTTATACGCAAAATGGAGGGGCTGAAGAACTTGCTGATCTATCTTTGGTGTGGACTCCTGTTAAGACCACCAACAACCAACGCAGGCCCTTAAGGTATTTGGTTTTGCCAGTCGTTTCTCAAATTTCACCATCATGCAATTTACTCTGTGGTTGCTTGTTGTATAATTTGAAGCTTATTTTATCTGTAACCTGTTGCAGGGTGCGGTTATCTACTGTGTTTAGATCTAGTGGACAAACATAG